The following are encoded in a window of Poecile atricapillus isolate bPoeAtr1 chromosome 21, bPoeAtr1.hap1, whole genome shotgun sequence genomic DNA:
- the SEPTIN4 gene encoding septin-4 isoform X3: protein MCLAAAARGLARLSRAVPPRAGIATTTVTSSIGPQIKRFLKEDSDEAELSQFLRDCPAADSSRKVEAAESRREPGHPLGSVARVPPDEGSDDRDSRIFSRSRPSDFQQHIAAPPPPSPNRPRSPWGQLDPYDSSEDDKEYVGFATLPNQVHRKSVKKGFDFTLMVAGESGLGKSTLVNSLFLTDMYRDRKLLNAEERITQTVEITKHVVDIEEKGVKLRLTIVDTPGFGDAVNNTECWKPVADYIDQQFEQYFRDESGLNRKNIQDNRVHCCIYFISPFGHGLRPLDVEFMRALHQRVNIVPVLAKADTLTPAEVERMKNKIREEIDHYGIRIYQFPECDSDEDEEFKLQDQALKESIPFAVIGSNTVVEAKGRRVRGRLYPWGIVEVENPSHCDFVKLRTMLVRTHMQDLKDVTRETHYENYRTQCIQSMTRMVVKERNRKSHPSVLRLCCGDCSAD, encoded by the exons ATGTGTCTGGCTGCTGCGGCTCGGGGGCTTGCGAGGCTGAGCCGGGCGGTGCCACCTCGGGCTGGCATTGCCACCACCACTGTCACCTCCTCCATTGGTCCCCAGATAAAGCGTTTCCTGAAGGAGGACTCGGACGAGGCTGAGCTGAGCCAGTTCCTCCGGGACTGCCCGGCtgctgacagctccaggaaggtGGAGGCTGCGGAGAGCCGGCGGGAGCCTGGCCACCCCCTGGGCAGTGTGGCCAGGGTCCCCCCAGACGAAGGCAGTGAcgacagggacagcaggatcTTCTCCCGCTCCCGGCCCTCGGATTTCCAGCAGCACATCGCCGCCCCCCCACCCCCGAGCCCCAACCGCCCGCGGAGCCCTTGGGGGCAGCTGGACCCCTACGACTCCTCCGAG GATGACAAGGAGTACGTGGGCTTTGCCACGCTGCCCAACCAGGTGCATCGCAAGTCGGTGAAGAAGGGCTTCGACTTCACCCTCATGGTGGCAG GGGAATCCGGGCTGGGCAAATCCACCCTGGTCAACAGCCTCTTCCTGACGGACATGTACAGGGACCGCAAGCTGCTCAATGCTGAAG AGCGCATCACGCAGACGGTGGAGATCACCAAGCACGTGGTGGACATCGAGGAGAAGGGGGTCAAGCTGCGCCTGACCATCGTGGACACGCCAGGCTTTGGGGACGCCGTCAACAACACCGAGTG ctggaagccGGTGGCTGACTACATCGACCAGCAGTTCGAGCAGTATTTCCGTGACGAAAGCGGCCTCAACCGGAAAAACATCCAGGACAACCGAGTGCACTGCTGCATCTACTTCATCTCGCCCTTCGGCCACGG GCTGCGGCCCCTGGATGTGGAGTTCATGAGAGCCCTGCACCAGCGCGTGAACATCGTGCCCGTGCTGGCCAAAGCTGACACCCTGACCCCTGCCGAGGTGGAGCGCATGAAGAATAAG ATCCGGGAGGAGATCGACCACTACGGAATCCGCATCTACCAATTCCCTGAGTGCGACTCGGACGAGGATGAGGAGTTCAAGCTGCAGGACCAGGCACTGAAG GAGAGCATCCCCTTCGCCGTCATCGGCAGCAACACGGTGGTGGAGGCCAAGGGCCGGCGCGTCCGCGGGCGCCTCTACCCCTGGGGCATCGTGGAAG TGGAGAACCCGTCCCACTGCGACTTCGTGAAGCTGCGCACGATGCTGGTGAGGACGCACATGCAGGACCTGAAGGACGTGACCCGGGAGACACACTACGAGAATTACCGCACGCAGTGCATCCAGAGCATGACCCGCATGGTGGTCAAGGAGCGCAACCGCAA GAGCCATCCCTCCGTGCTGAGGCTGTGCTGCGGGGACTGCTCTGCCGACTGA
- the LIMK1 gene encoding LIM domain kinase 1 isoform X2 — protein sequence MLAAVLRKSRVLSTGARCCECGASLSHQYYEKDGRLYCKKDYWARFGELCHGCSEQITKGLVMVAGEQKYHPECFSCLNCRAFIGDGDTYALVERSKLYCGHCYYQMVVTPVIEQILPDSPASRIPHTVTLVSIPACSDGKRGFSVSIDQGCGSEHPRTVRVREVDPDCISPDMKNSIHVGDRILEINGTPIGHVPLDEIDLLIQETSRLLQLTIEHDPHEPLGREPGLAGSPLPAPCSPLRSPAPVPCGDPAAMRQRAVTRSCSTDKSPGSGSVGSPASQRKDIGRSESLRVVSRAHRIFRPSDLIHGEVLGKGCFGQAIKVTHRETGEVMVMKELIRFDEETQRTFLKEVKVMRCLEHPNVLKFIGVLYKEKRLNFITEYIKGGTLRSLIKSMDSHYPWSQRVSFAKDIAAGMAYLHSMNIIHRDLNSHNCLVRENKSVVVADFGLARLMVDEKNQPEHLKNLKKPDRKKRYTVVGNPYWMAPEMINGRSYDEKVDIFSFGIVLCEIIGRVSADPDYLPRTTDFGLNVRGFLERYCPPACPPSFFPIAVCCCDLDAEKRPSFAKLEQWLETLRMHLEIHLPLSSQLEQLDRAFGEAHRREGAPPAPPR from the exons ATGCTGGCGGCGGTGCTGAGGAAGAGCCGCGTCCTGAGCACCGGAGCCAG GTGCTGTGAGTGCGGGGCCTCCCTGTCCCACCAGTACTACGAGAAGGATGGGCGCCTGTACTGCAAGAAGGATTACTGGGCACGCTTTGGGGAGCTGTGCCATGGCTGCTCCGAGCAGATCACCAAGGGGCTGGTCATG GTGGCCGGGGAGCAGAAGTACCACCCCGAGTGCTTCAGCTGCCTCAACTGCCGCGCCTTCATCGGGGACGGGGACACCTACGCGCTGGTGGAGCGCTCCAAGCTCTACTG CGGCCACTGCTACTACCAGATGGTGGTGACCCCGGTGATCGAGCAGATCCTGCCCGACTCGCCGGCCTCCCGCATCCCTCACACCGTCACCCTCGTGTCCATCCCCGCCTGCTCCGACGGCAAGCGCGGCTTCTCCGTCTCCATCGACCAGGGCTGCGGCAGCGAGCATCCCCGCACCGTGCGCGTCCGAGA ggtggacCCGGACTGCATCAGCCCTGACATGAAGAACTCCATCCACGTTGGTGACCGCATCCTGGAGATCAACGGGACCCCCATCGGCCACGTCCCCCTGGACGAG ATCGACCTGCTGATCCAGGAAACGAGCCGCCTGCTGCAGCTGACCATCGAGCATGACCCCCACGAGCCCCTGGGCCGGGAGCCAGGGCTGGCGGGCAGCCCCCTGCCCGCCCCGTGCAGCCCCCTGCGCTCGCCAGCTCCCGTGCCCTGCGGGGACCCCGCTGCCATGCGCCAGCGCGCTGTCAC gaggagctgcagcacgGACAAGTCCCCGGGCTCGGGCTCCGTGGGCTCCCCCGCGTCCCAGCGCAAGGACATCGGGCGCTCCGAGTCCCTGCGCGTCGTGTCCCGCGCCCACCGCATCTTCCGCCCCTCCGACCTCATCCACGGAGAGGTGCTGGGCAAGGGCTGCTTCGGCCAGGCCATCAAG GTGACGCACCGGGAGACGGGCGAGGTGATGGTGATGAAGGAGCTGATCCGCTTTGACGAGGAGACTCAGAGGACCTTCCTCAAAGAG GTGAAGGTGATGCGCTGCCTGGAGCACCCCAATGTGCTCAAGTTCATCGGGGTGCTCTACAAGGAGAAGAGGCTCAACTTCATCACAGAGTACATCAAAGGGGGCACCTTGAGGAGCCTCATTAAGAGCATG gACAGCCACTACCCCTGGAGCCAGCGGGTCAGCTTCGCCAAGGACATCGCTGCTGGCATG GCCTACCTCCACTCCATGAACATCATCCACCGTGACCTCAACTCTCACAACTGCCTCGTGCGGGAG AACAAGAGTGTGGTGGTGGCTGACTTTGGGCTGGCTCGGCTGATGGTGGACGAGAAGAACCAGCCCGAGCATCTCAAGAACCTGAAGAAACCGGACCGCAAGAAACGCTACACGGTGGTGGGGAACCCCTACTGGATGGCCCCCGAGATGATCAATG ggaggagctACGATGAGAAGGTGGACATCTTCTCCTTCGGCATCGTCCTGTGCGAG ATCATCGGCCGGGTGAGCGCTGACCCCGATTACCTGCCCCGCACCACCGACTTCGGCCTCAACGTCCGGGGCTTCCTGGAGCGCTACTGCCCCCCTGCCTGCCCCCCCAGCTTCTTCCCCATCGCCGTCTGCTGCTGCGACCTGGACGCCGAGAAGCG GCCGTCCTTCGCCAAGCtggagcagtggctggagaCGCTGCGCATGCATCTGGAGATCCACCTGCCGCTGAGCtcgcagctggagcagctggaccGAGCCTTCGGGGAGGCGCACCGGCGGGAGGGggccccgcccgcgcccccGCGGTAG
- the LIMK1 gene encoding LIM domain kinase 1 isoform X1, translating into MRLMLLCCTWRDEPMGEDEGTDLPVCASCGQGIYDGQYLQALKADWHADCFRCCECGASLSHQYYEKDGRLYCKKDYWARFGELCHGCSEQITKGLVMVAGEQKYHPECFSCLNCRAFIGDGDTYALVERSKLYCGHCYYQMVVTPVIEQILPDSPASRIPHTVTLVSIPACSDGKRGFSVSIDQGCGSEHPRTVRVREVDPDCISPDMKNSIHVGDRILEINGTPIGHVPLDEIDLLIQETSRLLQLTIEHDPHEPLGREPGLAGSPLPAPCSPLRSPAPVPCGDPAAMRQRAVTRSCSTDKSPGSGSVGSPASQRKDIGRSESLRVVSRAHRIFRPSDLIHGEVLGKGCFGQAIKVTHRETGEVMVMKELIRFDEETQRTFLKEVKVMRCLEHPNVLKFIGVLYKEKRLNFITEYIKGGTLRSLIKSMDSHYPWSQRVSFAKDIAAGMAYLHSMNIIHRDLNSHNCLVRENKSVVVADFGLARLMVDEKNQPEHLKNLKKPDRKKRYTVVGNPYWMAPEMINGRSYDEKVDIFSFGIVLCEIIGRVSADPDYLPRTTDFGLNVRGFLERYCPPACPPSFFPIAVCCCDLDAEKRPSFAKLEQWLETLRMHLEIHLPLSSQLEQLDRAFGEAHRREGAPPAPPR; encoded by the exons ATGAGGTtgatgctgctgtgctgcacctGGAGGGACGAGCCTATGGGAGAGGACGAAG ggaccGACCTGCCAGTGTGTGCGAGCTGCGGGCAGGGCATCTACGATGGGCAGTACCTGCAGGCACTGAAGGCTGACTGGCACGCCGACTGCTTCAG GTGCTGTGAGTGCGGGGCCTCCCTGTCCCACCAGTACTACGAGAAGGATGGGCGCCTGTACTGCAAGAAGGATTACTGGGCACGCTTTGGGGAGCTGTGCCATGGCTGCTCCGAGCAGATCACCAAGGGGCTGGTCATG GTGGCCGGGGAGCAGAAGTACCACCCCGAGTGCTTCAGCTGCCTCAACTGCCGCGCCTTCATCGGGGACGGGGACACCTACGCGCTGGTGGAGCGCTCCAAGCTCTACTG CGGCCACTGCTACTACCAGATGGTGGTGACCCCGGTGATCGAGCAGATCCTGCCCGACTCGCCGGCCTCCCGCATCCCTCACACCGTCACCCTCGTGTCCATCCCCGCCTGCTCCGACGGCAAGCGCGGCTTCTCCGTCTCCATCGACCAGGGCTGCGGCAGCGAGCATCCCCGCACCGTGCGCGTCCGAGA ggtggacCCGGACTGCATCAGCCCTGACATGAAGAACTCCATCCACGTTGGTGACCGCATCCTGGAGATCAACGGGACCCCCATCGGCCACGTCCCCCTGGACGAG ATCGACCTGCTGATCCAGGAAACGAGCCGCCTGCTGCAGCTGACCATCGAGCATGACCCCCACGAGCCCCTGGGCCGGGAGCCAGGGCTGGCGGGCAGCCCCCTGCCCGCCCCGTGCAGCCCCCTGCGCTCGCCAGCTCCCGTGCCCTGCGGGGACCCCGCTGCCATGCGCCAGCGCGCTGTCAC gaggagctgcagcacgGACAAGTCCCCGGGCTCGGGCTCCGTGGGCTCCCCCGCGTCCCAGCGCAAGGACATCGGGCGCTCCGAGTCCCTGCGCGTCGTGTCCCGCGCCCACCGCATCTTCCGCCCCTCCGACCTCATCCACGGAGAGGTGCTGGGCAAGGGCTGCTTCGGCCAGGCCATCAAG GTGACGCACCGGGAGACGGGCGAGGTGATGGTGATGAAGGAGCTGATCCGCTTTGACGAGGAGACTCAGAGGACCTTCCTCAAAGAG GTGAAGGTGATGCGCTGCCTGGAGCACCCCAATGTGCTCAAGTTCATCGGGGTGCTCTACAAGGAGAAGAGGCTCAACTTCATCACAGAGTACATCAAAGGGGGCACCTTGAGGAGCCTCATTAAGAGCATG gACAGCCACTACCCCTGGAGCCAGCGGGTCAGCTTCGCCAAGGACATCGCTGCTGGCATG GCCTACCTCCACTCCATGAACATCATCCACCGTGACCTCAACTCTCACAACTGCCTCGTGCGGGAG AACAAGAGTGTGGTGGTGGCTGACTTTGGGCTGGCTCGGCTGATGGTGGACGAGAAGAACCAGCCCGAGCATCTCAAGAACCTGAAGAAACCGGACCGCAAGAAACGCTACACGGTGGTGGGGAACCCCTACTGGATGGCCCCCGAGATGATCAATG ggaggagctACGATGAGAAGGTGGACATCTTCTCCTTCGGCATCGTCCTGTGCGAG ATCATCGGCCGGGTGAGCGCTGACCCCGATTACCTGCCCCGCACCACCGACTTCGGCCTCAACGTCCGGGGCTTCCTGGAGCGCTACTGCCCCCCTGCCTGCCCCCCCAGCTTCTTCCCCATCGCCGTCTGCTGCTGCGACCTGGACGCCGAGAAGCG GCCGTCCTTCGCCAAGCtggagcagtggctggagaCGCTGCGCATGCATCTGGAGATCCACCTGCCGCTGAGCtcgcagctggagcagctggaccGAGCCTTCGGGGAGGCGCACCGGCGGGAGGGggccccgcccgcgcccccGCGGTAG
- the ELN gene encoding elastin codes for MARQAAAPLLPGVLLLLSILPATQQGGVPGAIPGGGVPGGGFFPGAGVGGLGAGLGAAGKPPKPGLGGLGGLGPLGLQPGAAGLFPGAGFPGGVFPGAASAAALKAAAKAGAGIGGVGGIGGPGGLGVSTGAVVPGAVQPGLGAAGKPPKIPGAGIPGAFPGGVLPGAGVRFPGVGVLPGVPTGAGVKPKAPGAGAFGGIPGLGGFGGQQPGVPLGYPIKAPKLPGGYGLPYTNGLRPGGIGAGLLAGKAGYPTGTGVGAQAAAAKAAAKLGAGLLPGVGGIPGVAPGVGVGGVPGVGVGGPAAAAAAAKAAAKAGAFGPGAVPGVGGVPGLVPGVGGVPGAVPGVGGVPGVAGVPSAAAAAKAAKYGAGVPGVGVGGVPGLVPGVGGVPGLVPGVGGVPGAVPGVGGVPGVAGVPSAAAAAKAAKYGAGVPGVGVGGVPGLVPGVGGVPGLVPGVGGVPGAVPGVGGVPGVAGVPSAAAAAKAAKYGAGVPGVGVGGVPGLVPGVGGVPGLVPGVGGVPGAVPGVGGVPGVAGVPSAAAAAKAAKYGAGVPGVGVGGVPGLVPGVGGVPGLVPGVGGVPGAVPGVGGVPGVAGVPSAAAAAKAAKYGAGVPGIAGVPGIAGVPGVPGVPGVPGVPGVPGVPGAVPGVGVGGPAAAAAAKAAAKAAAIGAGRVPGVGVPGVPGVPGVGVPGVRVPGVGVPGLVPGIGVPGGPAAAAKAAAKAAKYGAGGLAPGVGGLAPGVGGLAPGVGGLVPGVGGLVPGVGGVPGVGGPAAAAKAAAKAAKFGAGVGGVPGVGGVPGVTPGVGGVPGLVPGVGVPGTGILPGAGIPQVGVQPGAKPPKFGVPGVGVPGVGGLPGGLGVGGLGAGGLGAAGKPPKPGVGVPGFGVSPIFPGGVGGLGFGGKPPKPYGGALGALGFRGGAGCAAGKYCGRKRK; via the exons GGGTTCCTGGTGCTATCCCGGGAGGGGGAGTCCCAGGAGGAGGCTTTTTCCCAG GTGCTGGAGTTGGAGGTTTGGGAGCAG GACTCGGGGCTGCAGGAAAACCTCCCAAACCAG GGCTCGGAGGACTTGGGGGACTCGGCCCCCTTGGCCTGCAGCCAG GTGCTGCGGGGCTGTTCCCCGGAGCTGGATTCCCCGGGGGTGTGTTCCCCGGAGCCGCCTCGGCCGCGGCGCTCAAGGCTGCAGCAAAAGCTG GTGCTGGCATTGGAGGCGTGGGTGGCATTGGTGGTCCTGGTGGCCTCGGGGTCTCCACAG GTGCCGTGGTGCCGGGCGCGGTGCAGCCCGGCCTGGGTGCCGCAGGGAAACCCCCTAAAATACCAG gtgctgggatTCCTGGAGCTTTTCCGGGCGGCGTGCTCCCTGGCGCAG gtgTTCGCTTCCCTGGTGTAGGGGTGCTGCCCGGAGTCCCCACTGGAGCTGGAGTCAAGCCTAAAGCCCCAG GAGCTGGAGCCTTTGGAGGAATCCCTG GACTGGGAGGTTTTGGAGGTCAGCAGCCTGGTGTCCCTCTGGGGTATCCCATCAAAGCTCCTAAGCTGCCAG GTGGCTATGGACTGCCCTACACCAATG GCCTCAGGCCCGGCGGGATAGGAGCCGGTCTCctggcaggaaaggcaggaTACCCCACCGGGACAG GGGTCGGAGCACAGGCGGCAGCAGCGAAGGCAGCAGCAAAACTCG GAGCCGGTCTCTTGCCCGGGGTCGGGGGCATCCCGGGAGTCGCGCCCGGTGTTGGCGTCGGCGGAGTCCCAGGAGTTGGAG TCGGAGGaccggcagcggcggcagcggcggcaaAGGCAGCGGCCAAGGCAGGAGCTTTCG GTCCAGGGGCCGTGCCCGGAGTCGGAGGTGTCCCTGGTTTGGTTCCTGGCGTTGGAGGTGTCCCCGGGGCGGTGCCTGGTgttggaggtgtccctggggtggcaG GAGTGCCatcggcagcagcagcagcaaaggcagctAAGTATG GCGCCGGCGTTCCCGGTGTCGGTGTGGGCGGTGTCCCCGGCCTGGTGCCCGGAGTCGGAGGTGTCCCTGGTTTGGTTCCTGGTGTTGGAGGTGTCCCCGGGGCGGTGCCTGGTGTcggaggtgtccctggggtggcaG GAGTGCCatcggcagcagcagcagcaaaggcagctAAGTATG GAGCCGGCGTTCCCGGTGTCGGTGTGGGCGGTGTCCCCGGCCTGGTGCCCGGAGTTGGAGGTGTCCCTGGTTTGGTTCCTGGCgttggaggtgtccctggggcgGTGCCTGGTgttggaggtgtccctggggtggcaG GAGTGCCatcggcagcagcagcagcaaaggcagctAAATATG GTGCCGGCGTTCCTGGTGTCGGTGTGGGCGGTGTCCCCGGCCTGGTGCCCGGAGTCGGAGGTGTCCCTGGTTTGGTTCCTGGCgttggaggtgtccctggggcgGTGCCTGGTgttggaggtgtccctggggtggcaG GAGTGCCatcggcagcagcagcagcaaaggcagctAAGTATG GCGCCGGCGTTCCCGGTGTCGGTGTGGGCGGTGTCCCCGGCCTGGTGCCCGGAGTTGGAGGTGTCCCTGGTTTGGTTCCTGGCgttggaggtgtccctggggcgGTGCCTGGTgttggaggtgtccctggggtggcaG GAGtgccatcagcagcagcagcagcgaagGCAGCTAAGTATG gagctggtgttCCTGGCATCGCTGGCGTTCCTGGCATTGCCggtgttcctggtgttcctggtgttcctggtgttcctggtgttcctggtgttcctggAGTTCCTGGCGCTGTGCCCGGTGTTGGAG TGGGtggcccggcagcggcggccgcAGCCAAGGCTGCAGCAAAAGCAGCGGCGATCG gagcaggacGCGTGCCCGGCGTTGGCGTGCCCGGCGTGCCCGGCGTGCCCGGCGTTGGCGTTCCTGGAGTGCGTGTGCCTGGAGTGGGTGTGCCCGGTTTGGTGCCTGGGATCGGTGTTCCAG GAGGTCCGGCAGCCGCTGCCAAAGCAGCCGCCAAAGCAGCCAAGTACG GAGCAGGTGGCCTGGCTCCCGGCGTGGGTGGCCTGGCTCCCGGCGTGGGTGGCCTGGCTCCCGGTGTGGGTGGCCTGGTTCCTGGAGTAGGTGGCCTGGTTCCCGGTGttggaggtgtcccag GTGTTGGgggtccagcagcagcagccaaagcagcagccaaggCAGCCAAATTTG gtgctggggtTGGAGGGGTGCCCGGTGTGGGCGGAGTGCCCGGAGTGACCCCCGGCGTTGGTGGCGTGCCCGGCTTGGTGCCAGGGGTGGGAGTACCTGGAACTGGCATCCTTCCCGGGGCAG GCATCCCCCAAGTTGGGGTGCAGCCTGGTGCTAAACCTCCCAAATTCG GTGTTCCTGGGGTTGGAGTCCCGGGAGTTGGTGGCCTCCCAG GTGGCCTAGGAGTCGGTGGGCTCGGAGCTGGTGGCCTCG GAGCCGCTGGGAAACCTCCCAAGCCAG GGGTTGGAGTTCCCGGCTTCGGCGTATCACCGATATTTCCAG GTGGGGTCGGCGGCCTGGGATTTGGCG GGAAGCCCCCCAAGCCCTACGGAGGagccctgggtgccctgggctTTAGAG GCGGAGCGGGCTGCGCGGCAGGGAAGTACTGCGGGAGGAAGCGGAAGTAA